A portion of the Gossypium arboreum isolate Shixiya-1 chromosome 8, ASM2569848v2, whole genome shotgun sequence genome contains these proteins:
- the LOC108468436 gene encoding transcription factor MYB39-like: protein MGRSPCCAEDANLKKGPWTPEEDQKLVDCINKHGHGSWRALPKLAGLNRCGKSCRLRWTNYLRPDIKRGKFTEEEERVIINLHAVLGNKWSRIAAHLPGRTDNEIKNYWNTQIRKKLLNMGIDPQTHKPRTDLNHLLNLSQLLCASQLGNLMNPWDTAFKLQVDAAQLAKTQLLQNLLKIINTNKPATVDTAGFLGSQNPYPIEGLLDGTSTLSDKELAPTPENITNNAGATSQTSTDFQALENPCAYFGNGFNYESNLGMNNQSLSNSFEQTENPLPELVSASLGQTSSINQTDNKTETAPDSTIYEAWDKLIMEDEADGSYWKEILDLTSSSSSPISW from the exons ATGGGTAGGTCTCCGTGCTGCGCAGAGGATGCCAACCTGAAAAAGGGGCCGTGGACTCCAGAGGAGGACCAGAAGCTGGTTGATTGCATTAACAAACATGGACATGGAAGTTGGAGGGCTCTTCCAAAGCTTGCAGGCTTAAACAGATGTGGCAAAAGTTGCAGATTAAGGTGGACTAATTATCTAAGGCCCGATATCAAAAGAGGAAAGTTCACTGAAGAAGAAGAGAGAGTTATTATTAACCTTCATGCTGTTCTTGGAAACAA GTGGTCTAGGATTGCTGCTCATCTTCCAGGAAGAAcagataatgaaataaaaaactacTGGAATACACAGATTAGGAAGAAGCTCCTGAACATGGGAATCGACCCTCAAACCCACAAGCCAAGAACTGATCTTAATCATCTCTTAAATCTTTCCCAGTTGCTTTGTGCCTCACAGTTAGGCAACCTCATGAACCCTTGGGACACTGCTTTTAAACTACAGGTTGATGCTGCTCAACTAGCCAAAACCCAACTATTGCAAAACCTACTGAAAATTATCAACACAAACAAACCTGCAACTGTTGACACAGCCGGTTTCCTTGGATCCCAAAACCCTTACCCTATTGAAGGATTACTCGATGGAACAAGCACCCTCTCTGATAAAGAACTAGCCCCAACACCTGAGAACATTACAAACAACGCTGGTGCAACCTCTCAAACATCAACTGACTTCCAGGCTCTAGAGAACCCATGTGCATATTTTGGAAATGGATTCAACTACGAAAGCAACCTTGGCATGAATAATCAGAGTTTGAGCAACTCCTTTGAGCAAACAGAAAATCCACTGCCCGAGTTGGTTTCAGCATCGCTTGGTCAGACTTCATCGATAAACCAGACGGACAACAAGACCGAGACAGCACCAGATTCCACCATCTATGAGGCTTGGGATAAGCTAATCATGGAAGACGAAGCCGATGGCTCCTACTGGAAAGAAATTCTAGA CTTAACTTCATCATCCTCATCACCTATCTCATGGTAG
- the LOC108468437 gene encoding transcription factor MYB39-like yields the protein MGRSPCCSSDDAILKKGPWTPEEDEKLLEYINTHGHGNWKTLPKHAGLNRCGKSCRLRWANYLRPDIKRGRFSEEEERLIINLHSTLGNKWSKIATYLPGRTDNEIKNFWNTHIRKKLLNMGLDPNTHKPRTDLNHLLNLTQLICAAQLGSLMNPWESSALKVQADAAQLLQNLIQTLNTNQLSTITAGLVGSQTSYPYEGLINGTSSLYADEPAPVPQKFHLMSQTSSDQHQSQGVIDNSWASFEGYESSDISDFLISELVPESPETATTSMNQMGDDKTNTNHGSTMSPDSSIFQAWEKLMDDETDNSFWKDILDLASSPSSPIL from the exons ATGGGAAGGTCTCCATGCTGTAGTTCTGATGATGCTATTCTCAAGAAGGGTCCATGGACTCCAGAAGAAGATgagaagttgcttgagtacattAACACGCATGGCCATGGCAATTGGAAAACTCTTCCAAAGCATGCTGGCTTGAATAGATGTGGAAAGAGTTGCAGGCTAAGGTGGGCAAACTATCTGAGGCCTGACATCAAGAGGGGGAGATTCTCCGAAGAAGAAGAGAGACTTATCATTAACCTTCATTCCACTCTTGGGAacaa GTGGTCAAAGATTGCTACTTATCTCCCTGGACGAACAGATAATGAGATCAAGAACTTTTGGAACACCCACATCAGGAAGAAGCTTCTCAACATGGGACTCGACCCAAACACCCACAAACCAAGAACTGATCTCAATCACCTTTTGAATCTTACTCAGCTGATTTGTGCTGCACAGTTAGGCAGCTTGATGAATCCTTGGGAAAGTAGTGCTCTTAAAGTGCAGGCTGATGCTGCTCAGCTATTGCAGAACTTAATCCAAACCCTGAATACCAACCAACTCTCAACTATTACTGCTGGTTTAGTGGGGTCCCAGACTTCTTACCCATATGAAGGATTGATAAATGGGACAAGCTCTCTTTATGCCGATGAACCAGCCCCAGTTCCTCAGAAATTTCATTTAATGTCTCAAACATCAAGTGATCAACACCAGAGTCAGGGTGTAATTGACAACTCGTGGGCAAGTTTTGAAGGTTATGAAAGCTCAGATATCAGTGATTTTCTAATTTCTGAATTGGTTCCGGAATCTCCTGAGACTGCTACTACTTCCATGAACCAAATGGGAGACGACAAGACCAACACCAATCACGGCTCAACCATGTCACCAGACTCTTCCATTTTCCAGGCTTGGGAGAAGCTAATGGATGATGAAACTGATAACTCCTTCTGGAAAGATATTCTTGA TTTGGCATCGTCGCCATCATCTCCCATACTATGA